In Kineosporia sp. NBRC 101731, the following proteins share a genomic window:
- a CDS encoding XRE family transcriptional regulator gives MASISNESGSLAAAIAAQIRLRRTQRGLSAAELARQAGLSKATVSALEAGQANPTVDTLDALAVALRIPLTDLLTRGTDPGPLLMRGTPMPDEGPARELLRRIGGGDSVEMWRLRLPPHTQVDGVAHAPGTTEILMVGSGTVTAGPTADPATLGPGDLLTFAGDQAHLYCSTDEPVEIVMLMASPTPV, from the coding sequence ATGGCTAGTATATCAAACGAGAGTGGTTCGCTGGCGGCGGCGATCGCGGCCCAGATCCGCCTGCGCCGCACGCAACGCGGGCTCAGCGCGGCCGAACTCGCCCGCCAGGCCGGCCTGAGCAAGGCCACGGTGTCGGCCCTGGAGGCCGGTCAGGCCAATCCCACGGTCGACACCCTCGACGCCCTGGCTGTCGCGCTGCGAATCCCGCTGACCGACCTGCTGACCCGCGGCACCGACCCCGGCCCGCTCCTGATGCGGGGCACCCCCATGCCCGACGAGGGCCCGGCCCGGGAACTGCTCCGGCGCATCGGGGGAGGCGACAGCGTCGAGATGTGGCGCCTGCGCCTCCCCCCACACACCCAGGTGGACGGCGTCGCGCACGCACCCGGCACCACGGAGATCCTCATGGTCGGCAGCGGCACGGTCACCGCCGGCCCCACCGCCGACCCCGCCACCCTGGGCCCCGGCGACCTCCTCACCTTCGCCGGTGACCAGGCCCACCTCTACTGCAGCACCGACGAGCCCGTCGAGATCGTCATGCTGATGGCCTCTCCGACACCGGTCTGA
- a CDS encoding TetR/AcrR family transcriptional regulator translates to MPVVSEPRERLLRTAAGLFYAEGIGRVGIDRLVSEGQVTRATFYRHFPSKDDLVVAYLRAEDEKIRTGMAGLADLASSPADSLRAIARGIGDSICRPGFRGCPFINAAAEYPDPEHAVRQVVSGHRAWFLKAVTTIIEQISPGEAEIAGRQFVMMRDGAMVAGYTEQPEVAVRSLHEGTERLLSQLTSAS, encoded by the coding sequence ATGCCCGTCGTGTCCGAACCCCGCGAGCGCCTCCTGCGCACCGCCGCCGGCCTCTTCTACGCCGAGGGCATCGGGCGGGTCGGCATCGACCGACTGGTCAGCGAGGGTCAGGTCACGCGAGCCACGTTCTATCGCCACTTCCCGAGCAAGGACGACCTGGTGGTCGCCTATCTGCGGGCCGAGGACGAGAAGATCCGCACGGGGATGGCCGGCCTGGCGGATCTGGCCTCGTCACCGGCCGATTCCCTGCGCGCCATAGCCCGCGGCATCGGTGACAGCATCTGTCGGCCCGGGTTCCGGGGATGCCCGTTCATCAACGCCGCCGCCGAGTATCCCGATCCGGAACATGCGGTGCGCCAGGTTGTTTCCGGCCATCGCGCCTGGTTCCTCAAGGCCGTGACGACCATCATCGAGCAGATCTCGCCCGGCGAGGCCGAGATCGCGGGCCGCCAGTTCGTGATGATGCGCGACGGCGCCATGGTCGCCGGGTACACCGAGCAGCCGGAGGTCGCGGTCCGGTCGCTGCACGAGGGCACCGAGCGTCTGCTCTCGCAGCTCACCTCCGCTTCGTAA
- a CDS encoding serine/threonine dehydratase, whose translation MEAIDPADVIPGRAELSAAMERLAGKVRRTPTLDLPAGDLSSVPVTLKLEMLQHTGAFKARGALNAVLTAPAGTRSVCAASGGNHGAAVAWAAGRAGLPAHVFVPATVPAAKAALIEGYGATLHRVDGFYADAWAASLAHAQQHGAHHVDAYDAAAVVAGQSTLGQELAEQVEPGRAVLVGCGGGGLFSGVSLALEGRNPVVAVEPATAPTLTRALEAGQVVDVDVSGVAVDSLGARRAGDIATAVAQRLGSTSILVSDEAIVQAQQYLWSNLRLAVEPGGATALASVLSGQARYGNPVVVLSGANGPVLR comes from the coding sequence ATGGAAGCGATCGACCCGGCAGACGTGATCCCGGGGCGGGCGGAACTTTCGGCGGCGATGGAACGCCTGGCCGGGAAGGTCCGTCGCACGCCCACGCTGGATCTGCCCGCCGGCGACCTCTCCTCCGTACCCGTGACCCTCAAACTCGAGATGCTGCAGCACACCGGGGCTTTCAAGGCCCGCGGGGCACTCAACGCCGTTCTCACCGCCCCGGCCGGAACCCGTTCCGTCTGCGCGGCTTCCGGCGGCAACCACGGCGCTGCGGTCGCCTGGGCCGCCGGCCGGGCCGGGCTGCCGGCACACGTGTTCGTCCCCGCGACCGTGCCGGCCGCCAAGGCCGCTCTCATCGAGGGGTACGGTGCGACGCTGCACCGCGTCGACGGCTTCTACGCCGATGCTTGGGCGGCCAGCCTCGCCCATGCCCAGCAGCACGGCGCCCATCACGTGGACGCCTACGACGCCGCAGCTGTCGTGGCCGGTCAGAGCACACTGGGTCAGGAGCTGGCCGAGCAGGTCGAGCCGGGCCGCGCGGTGTTGGTCGGTTGCGGCGGGGGTGGGCTCTTCTCAGGCGTGAGCCTGGCCCTCGAGGGCCGTAACCCCGTCGTGGCGGTCGAACCCGCTACCGCCCCCACGCTGACCCGGGCGCTGGAGGCCGGGCAGGTCGTCGATGTGGACGTCAGCGGCGTCGCCGTGGACAGCCTCGGCGCTCGCCGCGCCGGAGACATTGCCACCGCTGTCGCGCAACGGCTCGGCTCCACCTCGATCCTCGTTTCCGACGAGGCGATTGTGCAGGCTCAGCAATACCTTTGGAGTAACCTGCGCCTCGCTGTGGAGCCCGGCGGGGCAACCGCACTGGCCTCTGTCCTCAGTGGACAGGCGCGGTACGGGAACCCGGTTGTCGTGCTCTCCGGGGCGAACGGCCCGGTCCTGCGCTGA
- a CDS encoding phospholipase A2 — protein MKAAAHIRLGFIGGILGVAVMAWSPTSASAAAESITIVSSVATTALTPAEITEPGTYSFSIAAEVPDGGRLRPLDPKVAEGGEFSNGVLVEDADGTVVGAYDEPYTVAEDGAFLPTTYRIDGTDLIQTVTVDEGDAVPATVIFSDYAPVGATTGAAPPSILRAAAFVSVPARYVYDPELGSLHDYCTSSPDSWASADFRGPCATHDMCYEVPGDHKATCDAAFKQNLYTNCNYAYGSLNPLRATCRSIAVVYYAAVTAFGDDD, from the coding sequence ATGAAGGCAGCGGCGCATATCAGGTTGGGCTTCATCGGCGGGATTCTCGGTGTGGCGGTGATGGCCTGGTCACCGACTTCTGCGAGTGCGGCGGCGGAATCGATCACCATCGTGTCGTCCGTCGCCACCACGGCACTCACACCCGCCGAGATCACCGAGCCCGGAACGTATTCCTTCTCCATTGCCGCCGAGGTTCCCGATGGTGGACGCCTGCGTCCGTTGGACCCGAAGGTCGCCGAGGGCGGCGAGTTCTCCAACGGGGTGCTGGTGGAGGACGCCGACGGGACCGTGGTGGGCGCCTACGACGAGCCCTACACGGTGGCCGAGGACGGCGCGTTCCTGCCGACGACCTACCGGATCGACGGCACCGACCTGATCCAGACGGTCACGGTGGACGAGGGGGACGCGGTGCCCGCGACCGTCATCTTCTCGGACTACGCACCGGTCGGGGCCACGACCGGTGCCGCGCCCCCGAGTATTCTCCGGGCCGCGGCCTTCGTGTCGGTCCCGGCCCGCTACGTGTACGACCCGGAACTGGGCAGCCTGCACGACTACTGCACCAGCTCGCCGGATTCCTGGGCCAGTGCCGACTTCCGCGGGCCGTGCGCCACCCACGACATGTGCTACGAGGTTCCCGGTGATCACAAGGCCACCTGCGACGCGGCCTTCAAGCAGAACCTTTACACCAACTGCAACTATGCCTACGGCTCGCTCAACCCGCTGCGGGCCACCTGCCGGTCGATCGCCGTGGTCTATTACGCGGCGGTGACCGCCTTCGGCGACGACGACTGA
- a CDS encoding class I SAM-dependent methyltransferase: protein MTAAAYESDLPRPSGLPQRARRAAGTVLGRRRPMVDTGIEEYAQAHSSPESSVLAAVAADTRRLSDRPFMMSDAPQAHLLATLVHLGQARNVLEIGTFTGYSALAMAAALPDGGRITTCEIDTGNAAIAAGHFAASPHADRIDLRVGPALPTVRDLPGPFDLVFIDADKTGYVRYFEAVLPKLSPHGVIAVDNTLHSGLAPQDQEERVMVRALHEFNTLLRHDRRVEQVMLTVRDGITLIRLAAEENGSPRTGP, encoded by the coding sequence GTGACAGCTGCCGCCTACGAGAGCGACCTCCCGCGCCCGAGCGGTCTGCCCCAGCGCGCCCGGCGGGCCGCGGGCACCGTGCTGGGACGGCGCCGCCCGATGGTCGACACCGGGATCGAGGAGTACGCGCAGGCGCACTCCAGCCCGGAGTCATCCGTCCTGGCCGCGGTCGCCGCCGACACCCGGCGTCTGAGCGACCGCCCGTTCATGATGTCCGACGCCCCGCAGGCCCATCTGCTGGCCACCCTGGTGCACCTGGGTCAGGCCCGGAACGTGCTGGAGATCGGCACCTTCACCGGCTACTCGGCCCTGGCGATGGCCGCGGCGCTGCCCGACGGCGGCCGGATCACCACCTGCGAGATCGACACCGGCAACGCCGCGATCGCCGCGGGCCACTTCGCCGCCTCACCGCACGCCGACCGCATCGACCTGCGCGTGGGCCCGGCCCTGCCCACCGTGCGCGACCTGCCCGGCCCGTTCGACCTGGTCTTCATCGACGCCGACAAGACCGGCTACGTGCGCTACTTCGAGGCGGTCCTGCCCAAACTCAGCCCGCACGGCGTGATCGCCGTGGACAACACGCTGCACAGCGGACTGGCCCCCCAGGACCAGGAGGAACGCGTGATGGTGCGCGCCCTGCACGAGTTCAACACCCTGCTACGGCACGACCGCCGGGTCGAGCAGGTGATGCTGACCGTCCGCGACGGCATCACCCTGATCCGGCTGGCCGCGGAGGAAAACGGCTCTCCCCGAACGGGACCTTGA
- a CDS encoding iron-containing alcohol dehydrogenase, with the protein MKPFALTLPGDVRFGAGRAAEAADVVARAAGAGGVLLVTGSGDRHAAPLRERLEKAGVTVTTVRAVGEPTVDAVRDAVGTARRAGVTAVLGVGGGSVLDTAKAVAALVDNGDPLDHLEVVGRGQALSGPVLPWVAVPTTAGTGSEVTRNAVLTAGRVKVSLRSPAMLALAAVVDPDLLRGLPREPLVHGGLDALVQLIEPLISVRANPVTDALARQGLAASLRALPRIATEGTEGTDDPEVRADLALASFLGGVCLANAGLGAVHGLAGVAGGMLGAPHGALCAAFLPAVLEADRAALRRAPDPVAQGRLDALGPLVTGDPQAGAEQAAAALGALVRDLGVPGLTELGLREADVDELVEGALAASSTKANPLPLTREEFTTAVLASR; encoded by the coding sequence GTGAAGCCCTTCGCACTCACGCTGCCCGGCGACGTGCGCTTCGGCGCGGGCCGGGCCGCCGAGGCCGCCGACGTGGTGGCCCGGGCCGCCGGTGCGGGTGGGGTGCTGCTGGTCACCGGGTCGGGCGACCGGCACGCGGCGCCGCTGCGCGAGCGCCTGGAGAAGGCGGGGGTCACGGTCACGACGGTCAGGGCCGTGGGCGAACCGACCGTGGACGCGGTGAGGGACGCGGTGGGCACGGCCCGTCGCGCCGGTGTCACCGCGGTGCTGGGTGTGGGTGGCGGATCGGTCCTGGACACGGCCAAGGCGGTGGCCGCCCTGGTCGACAACGGCGACCCGCTCGATCACCTGGAGGTGGTCGGGCGAGGTCAGGCGCTGTCAGGTCCGGTGCTGCCGTGGGTGGCGGTACCGACGACGGCCGGTACCGGCTCGGAGGTCACCCGCAACGCGGTGCTCACGGCCGGGCGGGTCAAGGTGAGTCTACGGTCCCCGGCCATGCTGGCGCTGGCCGCGGTCGTCGACCCGGACCTGTTGCGGGGCCTGCCGCGGGAGCCTCTGGTGCACGGGGGTCTGGACGCGCTGGTGCAGTTGATCGAGCCGCTGATCTCGGTGCGGGCGAACCCGGTGACCGATGCCCTGGCCCGGCAGGGCCTGGCCGCGTCGCTGCGGGCGCTGCCCCGCATTGCCACCGAGGGTACCGAGGGCACCGACGATCCGGAGGTGCGTGCGGATCTGGCGCTGGCGTCCTTCCTGGGTGGGGTGTGCCTGGCCAACGCCGGTCTGGGCGCCGTGCACGGTCTGGCCGGGGTGGCGGGCGGCATGCTCGGCGCCCCGCACGGGGCCCTGTGCGCGGCGTTCCTGCCGGCGGTGCTCGAGGCCGACCGGGCGGCGTTGCGCCGCGCGCCCGATCCGGTGGCGCAGGGCCGTCTCGATGCCCTCGGCCCCCTGGTCACGGGCGACCCGCAGGCCGGCGCCGAGCAGGCCGCCGCCGCGCTGGGTGCCCTCGTCCGTGATCTGGGCGTTCCCGGCCTGACCGAACTGGGCCTGCGGGAAGCCGATGTGGACGAACTCGTCGAAGGGGCGCTGGCCGCGTCGTCGACGAAGGCGAACCCGCTGCCACTGACCCGCGAGGAGTTCACGACGGCGGTGCTCGCCTCCCGCTGA
- a CDS encoding ABC transporter ATP-binding protein encodes MTTTLPVSSPRRSRQAVLRQLRAHRGPALLGAGSLVASAAVSLLTAPLLGDIVDLAARGDTGPITRRVLALAGAALVQALLAWVGLAAVARVGEQVLAGLREAFVEHALGLPLERIERGGSGDLTSRVTEDVAMVSEAVRTAVPQFVQAALVIALTAVGLAVLDWRFLLAALVAVPVQVWTSRWYMRRSGPMYARARTAGAAEQQQWLESLGGAPTVRAFGLADEHVELVRRRVDDSLNQTLGVVRLHMSFFSRLNLAEAMGLSTVLVTGFVLVREDLASVGTASAAALYFVNLFGPINRMLFLLDTLQSATASLARIVGVTQVPTDGTTTDGTTTDGTTSAVPAGGVRPRDGEVVASGLRHAYVEGHDVLHGLDVTVPAGSTVALVGGSGGGKSTLAALLAGVRRPDHGRISIGGADLTGLDPATMRASVVLVTQEVHVFAGTLADDLRLAAPDADEQRLMDALTDVGADTWVSALPDGLETVVGEGGHELGPQQAQALALARVLLTDPLVAILDEATAEAGSAGSRALETAAERVLAGRTGVLVAHRFSQAALADLVLVMDEGRVVEQGRHDELIAAGGRYAGLWAAWSAGRTTA; translated from the coding sequence ATGACCACCACACTTCCCGTCAGCTCGCCCCGCCGCAGCCGTCAGGCCGTGCTGCGGCAACTGCGCGCGCACCGGGGCCCGGCGCTGCTGGGTGCCGGTTCCCTGGTCGCCTCGGCCGCCGTCAGCCTGCTCACGGCCCCGCTGCTGGGTGACATCGTCGACCTCGCGGCCCGCGGTGACACCGGCCCGATCACCCGGCGCGTGCTCGCCCTGGCCGGCGCCGCGCTGGTGCAGGCGCTGCTCGCCTGGGTCGGCCTGGCCGCGGTCGCGCGGGTCGGCGAGCAGGTGCTGGCCGGTCTGCGGGAGGCGTTCGTCGAGCACGCGCTGGGCCTGCCGCTGGAACGCATCGAGCGTGGCGGCTCCGGCGACCTGACCTCCCGGGTCACCGAAGACGTGGCGATGGTCAGCGAGGCCGTGCGCACCGCGGTGCCGCAGTTCGTGCAGGCGGCCCTGGTGATCGCCCTGACCGCGGTGGGCCTGGCCGTCCTGGACTGGCGTTTCCTGCTGGCCGCCCTGGTCGCCGTGCCGGTGCAGGTCTGGACCAGCCGCTGGTACATGCGCCGCTCGGGGCCGATGTACGCGCGCGCCCGGACCGCCGGCGCCGCCGAGCAGCAGCAGTGGCTGGAGAGTCTGGGCGGGGCACCCACCGTGCGGGCCTTCGGTCTGGCCGACGAGCACGTCGAGCTGGTGCGTCGCCGGGTCGACGACAGCCTGAACCAGACGCTCGGCGTGGTGCGGCTGCACATGAGCTTCTTCAGCCGGCTGAATCTGGCCGAGGCGATGGGACTCTCGACCGTACTGGTGACCGGCTTCGTGCTGGTGCGCGAAGACCTGGCGAGCGTGGGTACCGCCAGCGCCGCCGCCCTGTACTTCGTGAACCTGTTCGGCCCGATCAACCGCATGCTGTTCCTGCTCGACACCCTGCAGTCGGCCACCGCGAGCCTGGCGCGCATCGTCGGCGTGACGCAGGTGCCCACCGACGGCACCACCACCGACGGCACCACCACCGACGGCACCACCTCCGCGGTGCCCGCCGGCGGCGTGCGTCCGCGCGACGGTGAGGTGGTCGCGAGCGGGCTGCGTCACGCCTACGTCGAGGGCCACGACGTGCTGCACGGTCTCGACGTCACCGTCCCGGCCGGTAGCACGGTCGCCCTGGTCGGCGGCAGTGGTGGCGGCAAGAGCACCCTGGCCGCGTTGCTGGCCGGGGTCCGGCGCCCCGATCACGGCCGTATCAGCATCGGTGGGGCGGACCTGACCGGGCTCGACCCGGCCACGATGCGCGCGTCCGTCGTTCTGGTGACCCAGGAGGTGCACGTCTTCGCGGGCACACTGGCGGACGATCTACGTCTGGCGGCCCCCGACGCCGACGAGCAGAGACTGATGGACGCACTGACGGACGTCGGCGCGGACACCTGGGTCAGTGCCCTCCCGGACGGTCTGGAGACCGTGGTCGGTGAGGGTGGGCACGAACTCGGCCCGCAGCAGGCGCAAGCGCTCGCCCTGGCCCGGGTGCTGCTGACCGATCCACTGGTGGCCATCCTCGACGAGGCCACCGCCGAGGCCGGCAGCGCCGGTTCCCGGGCCCTGGAGACCGCCGCCGAGCGGGTGCTGGCCGGGCGCACCGGAGTGCTCGTGGCCCACCGGTTCTCGCAGGCGGCCCTGGCCGACCTGGTCCTGGTGATGGACGAGGGCCGGGTGGTCGAGCAGGGCCGCCACGACGAACTGATCGCCGCGGGTGGCCGTTACGCCGGGCTGTGGGCGGCCTGGTCGGCGGGACGGACCACGGCGTAG
- a CDS encoding rhamnogalacturonan lyase, translating to MSPSTSLRQHRLLILVLSVLIVGLGTRSARAETVQTHTAAVSSAAAPTSGEKLDRGLVVLRSGQGNFLSWRLLPTDQADPAGPAFDVYRGSVKVNDQPVTAGTNFTDADAPAGASYTVRAVSDGVATLVNAPGASATALAASSMDIPLSKPAGGTTPDGVAYTYAPGDASVGDLDGDGAYEIVLKWDPSNAKDNSQSGYTGNVFIDAYELNGTRLWRIDMGRNIRAGAHYTQFQVFDYDGDGKAEVVMKTADATKDGTGVVIGSSSADYRNSSGYILTGPEYLTVFSGPTGKALATADYVPARGTVSSWGDSYGNRVDRFLAGTAYLNGSYPSIVMARGYYTRSVIAAWDFRGGVLTRKWTFDSNSSTNGSAWTGQGNHQLSIADVDSDGKDEILYGAMAVDDNGSGLWVNGQGHGDAYHVGDLIPSRAGLEMFKVDEDTSKLAAWMADARTGAIIWSNASCGCDNGRGVSDDIYAGSAGAESWSSGVSGLFSTSGTNIGRKPSSTNFVIWWDGDAQRELLDSNHIDKYGTSADTRLLTADGVTSINGTKAVPALQADILGDWREEVIWPTTAGTALRIFSTTDSTSISHVSLMQDRMYREAVAWQNTAYNQPPHPSFALGN from the coding sequence ATGAGTCCGTCCACATCGCTGCGTCAGCACCGCCTGCTGATCCTCGTCCTGAGCGTTCTGATCGTCGGGCTGGGCACCCGCTCGGCCCGCGCCGAGACCGTTCAGACCCACACCGCGGCAGTCTCTTCCGCCGCAGCCCCGACATCCGGTGAGAAGCTCGACCGGGGCCTGGTGGTGCTTCGCTCCGGGCAGGGCAACTTCCTGTCCTGGCGCTTGCTGCCCACTGATCAGGCCGACCCGGCCGGCCCTGCCTTCGACGTCTACCGGGGCTCGGTCAAGGTCAACGACCAGCCCGTCACCGCCGGCACCAACTTCACCGACGCCGATGCACCCGCCGGGGCCTCGTACACCGTGCGGGCCGTGAGTGACGGCGTCGCAACGCTGGTGAACGCACCCGGCGCCTCGGCGACCGCGCTGGCCGCCTCGTCCATGGACATACCGCTCAGCAAACCCGCCGGCGGGACCACCCCGGACGGAGTGGCCTACACCTACGCGCCCGGGGACGCGTCCGTCGGCGACCTGGACGGTGACGGCGCCTACGAGATCGTGCTCAAGTGGGACCCGTCCAACGCCAAGGACAACTCCCAGAGCGGTTACACCGGCAACGTCTTCATCGATGCCTACGAGCTCAACGGCACCCGGCTGTGGCGCATCGACATGGGCCGGAACATCCGCGCCGGAGCGCACTACACGCAGTTCCAGGTGTTCGACTACGACGGTGACGGCAAGGCCGAGGTAGTGATGAAGACGGCCGACGCCACCAAGGACGGCACCGGGGTGGTGATCGGCAGCTCCAGCGCCGACTACCGCAACAGCTCCGGCTACATCCTGACCGGCCCCGAGTACCTCACCGTGTTCAGCGGGCCGACCGGAAAAGCCCTGGCCACGGCCGACTACGTGCCGGCGCGGGGCACGGTCTCCTCGTGGGGCGACTCGTACGGCAACCGGGTCGACCGGTTCCTGGCCGGCACGGCCTACCTCAACGGTTCTTACCCCAGCATCGTGATGGCCCGCGGCTACTACACCCGCAGCGTCATCGCGGCCTGGGACTTCCGGGGCGGGGTGCTGACCCGGAAGTGGACGTTCGACAGTAACTCCTCCACCAACGGCTCGGCCTGGACCGGGCAGGGCAACCACCAGCTGTCGATCGCCGATGTGGACTCCGACGGGAAGGACGAGATCCTCTACGGGGCCATGGCCGTCGACGACAACGGCTCAGGTCTGTGGGTCAACGGCCAAGGGCACGGCGACGCTTACCACGTCGGCGACCTGATCCCCTCCCGCGCCGGCCTGGAAATGTTCAAGGTGGACGAGGACACCTCGAAACTCGCGGCCTGGATGGCCGATGCCCGCACCGGGGCGATCATCTGGTCGAACGCCTCGTGCGGGTGCGACAACGGCCGGGGGGTCTCCGACGACATCTACGCCGGCAGCGCGGGCGCCGAGTCCTGGTCGTCGGGCGTCAGCGGTCTGTTCAGCACCAGCGGAACGAACATCGGCCGCAAGCCCTCCAGTACCAACTTCGTCATCTGGTGGGACGGCGACGCCCAGCGGGAACTGCTGGACAGCAACCACATCGACAAGTACGGCACCAGCGCCGACACCCGCCTGCTGACGGCCGACGGCGTCACCTCGATCAACGGCACCAAGGCCGTACCGGCCCTGCAGGCCGACATCCTCGGCGACTGGCGTGAGGAAGTGATCTGGCCGACCACCGCCGGCACGGCTCTGCGGATCTTCTCCACCACCGACTCAACCAGCATCTCCCACGTGTCCCTGATGCAGGACCGGATGTACCGCGAGGCGGTGGCCTGGCAGAACACCGCCTACAACCAGCCGCCCCACCCGAGTTTCGCTCTGGGGAACTGA
- a CDS encoding M1 family metallopeptidase — translation MTYASSDPASGTDGTVTMKAKATQDLSSFNLDFSGDAVGSVTVDGRPAKFSRVGEDLVITPARALHRGETFRVTVSHFTARPTVANPDQLLSTVFFITPDGSATSGQPNAMHAVYPSNDHPRDKASFTIEMNVPTGETAVANGVLKSKKATGNGRTAWTYEQRQPMATELTQLATGTFTVIDQGKVNGVPVRDVVPTRLVDEYKSKLAVSRSQITWMENQVRKYPFDLYGSLVVDTELGFALETQTLSLYDTPWWTYPQSVWEPVMTHELAHQWFGDDVAPWEWSDVWLNEGHATWYELLYAADKGMLPGSFEDEMKGLYRDANSERAQNGPVAQPLSGDVYDVFNSNVYGGGALVLYALRQKIGTHDFVKLERAWTKKYSGESASTADFIALASKVSGQDLSVFLTDWLYGTTVPPMPGHPDWVAQAPGTSVTPKSTQKSLPESMTQLGRAARR, via the coding sequence GTGACGTACGCCAGTAGTGACCCCGCGTCCGGTACCGACGGCACGGTCACCATGAAGGCCAAGGCCACGCAAGATCTTTCCAGCTTCAACCTGGACTTCAGTGGCGACGCGGTCGGTAGCGTCACGGTCGACGGCCGGCCGGCGAAGTTCAGCCGGGTGGGCGAGGACCTGGTGATCACCCCGGCCCGGGCGCTGCACCGCGGGGAGACCTTCCGGGTGACCGTCAGCCACTTCACCGCCAGGCCGACGGTGGCGAACCCGGACCAGTTGCTGTCCACGGTCTTCTTCATCACGCCGGACGGCTCGGCCACGTCGGGGCAGCCGAACGCCATGCATGCCGTGTACCCGTCCAACGACCATCCGCGCGACAAGGCCTCGTTCACCATCGAGATGAACGTGCCGACCGGTGAGACCGCCGTGGCCAACGGGGTTCTGAAGAGCAAGAAGGCCACCGGCAACGGGCGCACCGCCTGGACCTACGAGCAGCGCCAGCCAATGGCCACCGAGCTGACGCAGCTGGCGACCGGAACGTTCACCGTCATCGACCAGGGAAAGGTGAACGGCGTTCCGGTGCGCGACGTGGTGCCGACGCGCCTGGTGGACGAGTACAAGTCCAAGCTCGCCGTCTCCCGGAGCCAGATCACCTGGATGGAGAACCAGGTGCGGAAGTATCCGTTCGACCTGTACGGATCCCTGGTGGTGGACACCGAACTGGGCTTCGCGCTGGAGACCCAGACCCTGTCGCTCTACGACACCCCGTGGTGGACGTACCCGCAGTCGGTGTGGGAACCGGTGATGACGCACGAGCTGGCGCACCAGTGGTTCGGCGACGACGTGGCTCCGTGGGAGTGGAGCGATGTCTGGCTGAACGAGGGGCACGCCACCTGGTACGAGCTGCTGTACGCCGCGGACAAGGGCATGCTGCCCGGTTCTTTCGAGGACGAGATGAAGGGTCTCTACCGCGACGCGAACTCCGAGCGCGCGCAGAACGGGCCGGTGGCCCAGCCCCTCAGCGGTGACGTCTACGACGTGTTCAACAGCAACGTCTACGGCGGCGGGGCCCTGGTGCTGTACGCGCTGCGGCAGAAGATCGGCACGCACGACTTCGTGAAGCTGGAGCGGGCCTGGACGAAGAAGTACTCCGGCGAGAGCGCGTCCACGGCCGATTTCATCGCCCTGGCCTCGAAGGTGTCGGGTCAGGACCTGAGTGTGTTCCTGACGGACTGGCTGTACGGAACCACGGTGCCGCCGATGCCCGGTCACCCGGACTGGGTCGCCCAGGCCCCGGGCACGAGCGTCACGCCGAAGTCCACGCAGAAGTCGCTGCCGGAGAGCATGACCCAGCTGGGCCGGGCGGCCCGCCGCTGA